The Maritimibacter sp. DP1N21-5 DNA window CTTCAGAACCAGTTGGATCAGGCCCGCTCCACGGCTGACGCCACGCGGGTGCAGGTGGCGCAGGCCCAGACCGATTTCAACCGGACCCAGACGCTGGTCGAACGGCAGCTCGCCGCACCGACCGCGCTCGAGCAGGCACAATCCGGGCTCGAGCAGCTGCAGGCAACGCTGGCCGCGCAGGAGACCGCCGTCGCCAATGCGCAGACCGCGCTCGACCGCGCGCAGGTCACGGCGCCTTTCGCGGGCGTGGTGTCTGAACGTTCGGTGTCGACAGGAGAATTCGTCGCCGCCGGATCGCCGCTCTTCACCGTTGTCGACCTGACCTCGCTCGAAGTGGAAGCCACCGCGCCGGTATCGCTCTCGCCCAAGATCGCGGCAGGACAGCCCGTCGAGTTGACCGTGGAAGGCTTCGGCGACCGCGTGTTCGAGGGCCGCGTGGATCGAATCAACCCGGTCGCCATCGAAGGTTCACGGGCGCTCCCCGTCTACGTCTCACTCGACAATGCCGAAGGCGACCTCAGGGGCGGGATGTTCGCCTCTGGGCGTATTCTCCTTGAACGCAAGGATGACGTTCTGTCCGTCCCGGCCTCGGCGCTGCGCGAGGATGCGGAGGGCGCCTTCGTCCTTGTGATCGAAGACAACGTGCTGACCCGCCGCGATGTCGAAACAGCCCGCGAATGGGAAGGCGGTGCTGCCTTCGAAGTGACGGCGGGGCTCGAACCCGGCGACGTGGTCCTGTCGGAAGCTCTGCCCGAGCTCCGGGCCGGCACGAAAATCACGCTGGTGGAGAACTGATATGTTTCTGACACGGATCAGCGTCAGCCAACCGGTCTTCGCCACGATGGTGATGATCGCCATCATGGTAGTCGGCGTCTTCTCCTATTCGCGCCTGCCCGTGGAACAGTTCCCGGACGTGGATTTCCCGGTGGTCGCGGTCGTGACCTCCTATCCGGGTGCCACGCCCGAGGCGGTGGAAAGCGACATCATCGAACCCATCGAGGACAACCTCTCGACGCTCGCGGGGATCGACAACATCACCTCGACCGCGCTGACCGGTTCCTCGCTCGTGCTCGTGCAATTCGACCTCGAGGTTGAAAGCGCGGCGGCCGTGCAAGACGTGCGCGACCGCGTGAGCCAGGTGGCCCCGCTTCTCCCCGACAATGCGAACGATCCCCAGATCCTGCGTTTCGATCCGGGCGAATTGCCGATCATGTCGATCGGGATCTCGTCGGAGTCGCTCGACGAGGGCGCCCTGACCCAGATCACCGAGGACGTGATCTCCAAACGCATCGCGAACCTGCGCGGCGTCGGTCGGGCGAGTGTCGTGGGTGGCGTCCCGCGTCAGGTCCAGATCGAGATCGACCCTGACCGTCAGACCGCGCTCAACGTCGGCATCGCCGAAGTGGCCGGGGCCGTGGCGCAGGAAAACCAGGACGTCCCAGCGGGCGCCGTGACCGGTGCCGGCACCTCCCAGTCGGTGCAGGTCGAAGGGCGCATCGAAACCGTGCGCGCTTTCGAGGACATCATCGTGGCCCGCCGCGCCGGTCAGCCGATCCGGCTGGGCGACGTGGCGACAGTCTCAACCGGGCTTGCCGAGCGCGAGAGTCTCGCCATGCTCGACGGACAGGTGGCACTCGCCATCGACGTCGTGAAGACGCAGGGCGCGAATACGGTCGACGTGGCCGAGCGCGTCGCCGAGGAAGTCGCGAAGATCCAGGAGGATCCGGAGTTCTCGGACATCCAGGTGTCGATCCTGCGCGACAACTCGAAACCCGTCGTGGAAAGCTTCCACTCGGTTCAGTCCATGATCCTCGAGGGCGGCATCCTCGCCACCGTGATCGTGTTCCTGTTCCTGAACTCCTGGCGCTCGACCGTGATTACGGGGCTTACGCTGCCCATCTCGATCATCGGGACGATGACGGCGATCTATGCCCTTGGCTTCACGCTCAACATGATGACGCTCATGGCGCTGTCGCTGGCCGTCGGTATCCTGATCGACGACGCCATCGTGGTGCGCGAAAACATCATGCGACACCTGCACATGGGCAAGAGCCATAAGCAGGCGGCGCTGGACGGCACGAATGAAATCGGGCTCGCCGTTCTGGCGACGACCCTGTCCATCGTGTCAGTGTTCCTGCCCGTGGCCTTCATGGACGGGATCATCGGGCGCTTCTTCCTGCAGTTCGGCATCACCGTCGCGGTGGCGGTCGTGATCTCGCTCTTCGTGTCCTTCACGCTCGACCCGATGATGTCGTCGGTCTGGTACGACCCGGCCGCCGACAGTTCGCGCAAGCGCGGGCTCTTGGGGCGCATCGTGGGCAAGTTCGACCAGTTCTTCGAGTGGATCGGGGTTCAGTACGCCAAGCTCCTGCGCAAGGCGCTCAAATTCCGAAAGACAACGCTCATGGCCGCTCTTGGCGCTTTTGTCGGTGCCTTCGCGCTCTTTCCCATGATCGGTGCCGAGTTCGTTCCGCCCTCGGACACCGGGGAGGTTCAGGTCGACCTGAAAGCGCCGGTCGGTACCTCGCTTGACCGCACCGCGGAAAAGATCGCCCAGGTTGACGCGCTGCTTCGCGCCGAGTTCCCGGAGATCGAAAGCACCTATGCGACCGTGAATTCCGGCACGACCTCGGGCGACAACAATGCGACGATCATCGCGGTTCTCGTCCCGTCGGACGAGCGCACGCGCACGCCGCAGGAGCTGACCAGCCCGATGCGTCAGGTGCTCACCGCCATTCCGGGCGCCGAGTTCAGCGTCGGCGCCTCCGGCGGCATGGGTCCGGTCGCGCCGCCGATCGAGATCAAGATCTTCGGCCCGGACCTGCGCGTTCTCGAACGCCTCGCGCACGAGCTTTCTGCCGAAATGCAGGAAATCGAGGGGCTCGTGGACGTGCGGACCACGCTCGACGATCCGCAGCCGACGCTCGGGATCGAGGTCGACCGCGACGCCGCCTTCGACCTTGGCGTCTCGCTCTCGCAGGTCGGGGACACGCTGTCCTCGATGCTCGAGGGCCAGACGGTGAGCGAATGGACCTCGCCCCGTGGCGAAAGCCTCGACGTGGTGGTCCGGCTTCCCGAATGGGCGCGGCAGGACCCGTCCTATCTGGGCGCCCTGCCCATCGCGCAATCGGGGGCGATGGGGTCGCAGGACCTGATCCGGCTCGATCAGGTGGCGACGATCACCCAGTCCGAAGGCCCCGGCGAGATCAACCGCGAGGACCGGGAACGCTCGGTCCGGGTGACCGCGAACCTTGAAAGCGGCGTGCGTCCGGGTGACGTGGGCGCCGCCGTTCAGGCCGCTGCCGCCGATCTCGACTATCCGCTCGGGTATTCGCAGGGCACCGGGGGCGAGGTCGAGGACATGCAGGACCTGATGCTGGCCGCAGGGGCCGCGCTGGCGCTGGCGGTCATCTTCATCTACCTCGTGCTCGCCTCGCAGTTCGGGAGCTTCATGCAGCCCTTTGCGATCATGTCGTCGCTTCCCCTCGCCCTTATCGGCGTGCTGGGCGGGCTTCTGGTCTTCGACTCGACGCTCAACGTCATGTCGATCATCGGGTTCATCATGCTGATGGGCCTCGTGACGAAGAACGCCATCCTGCTGGTCGACAACGCCAACCAGCATATGCGCGACGACGGGCTCAATCTCTACGATGCGCTGGTGAACGCGGGGCGGACCCGGTTCCGGCCCATTGTTATGACGACGCTCGCCATGATCTTCGGGATGCTGCCGCTCGCGCTCAACATCCACGGTGGCACCGGGCAGAACGCCTCGATGGCCCATGCGGTGATCGGCGGGCTGATCTCGTCCTCGCTGCTGACGCTGGTCGTGGTGCCGGTGATCCTCACCTATACCGAGGGTTTCGGGCGCTTCGTGTCACGCTTCACGCCGAAGGCGCCGGACGACATGCATCACGAAGGTGCACCAGCGGAATAAGCGCTGCGGCACTGGAAATCGATCGGGGGCGCTTCGGCGCCCCCCTTTTTCTTGCAGTCACACCAATGGCGAAAAACCGCCCGGCTCAGGCCGTGGCGCGTTCGACCTCGGCCACGATCCGGTCGATGACGTCGGACAGAAGCACCTCGTCCTCGCATTCCGCCATCACCCGGATGAGCGGCTCCGTCCCGGATTTCCGGATCAACAGGCGACCCTTTCCGTTCAGCTCGGCTTCCGCCCCGGCGATCACTTTCACCACGCTGTCGGCTTCGAGAGGCGTCTGGCCCGCCGAAAAGCGCACGTTCTTCAACAATTGCGGCACCGTCGGGAAGACCTGCGTCAAGGCGCTCGCGGGTTTGCCCGAACGCACCATCGCGGCGAGGAAATGGATGCCTGCAAGCAACCCGTCGCCCGTCGTTGCGTAGTCCGTCATGACGATATGACCCGACTGTTCGCCGCCCAGGTTGAAACCGCCTTGCCGCATGCGTTCGACCACGTAACGGTCACCCACTTTGGTGCGCTCGAGCCGGAGACCCCGACCGTCGAGATAGCGCTCGAGCCCCAGATTGGACATGACCGTTGCCACGAGGGCACCTCCCTTGAGGCTGCCCGCGTCGGCCCATTGCCCCGCCATGAGCGCCATGAGCTGGTCGCCGTCAGCCACGCGTCCCTTTTCGTCGATGATCATCACGCGGTCCGCATCGCCATCGAGGCAGATGCCCACGTCCGCGCCATGCGCCACGACCATCTCCGCCGCGAGACGCGTGTCGGTCGAGCCGCATTCGAGGTTGATGTTCTTGCCGTTGGGCGCGACGCCGACCGGGATCACCTCGGCGCCAAGTTCCCAAAGCGCCTCTGGCGCGGTCCGGTGAGCGGCGCCGTTGGCGCAGTCGATGACGACCTTGAGCCCGCCGAGGCGCACGTCCTGAACCGTCGTCTTGATGAATTCCACGTAACGATGGCGGCCTTCGTCCACCCGTTTCGCCCGCCCGATGTTCTCGGGCTGAACCGGCTCGACACCGTCGGCCACCAGTGTCTCGATCTCGGCTTCGGCCGCATCGGAGAGCTTGAAGCCGTCGGGGCCGAAGAACTTGATTCCGTTGTCGTGGAAGGGATTGTGACTCGCCGAGATCATGATGCCCAGATCGGCGCGCATCGAATGGGTCAGATGCCCGACGGCCGGTGTCGGGACCGGCCCCAGAAGCAGAACGTTCATGCCGGTCGAGGTCAGCCCGGCGGTCAGGGCGTTCTCGAGCATGTAGCCCGAAAGCCTCGTGTCCTTTCCGATCACGACGCGGTGGTGGTTCGCGCCGTCCGACCGGAAATAGCGACCCGCCGCCGCGCCGAGGCGCAGCGCCATTTCCGCCGTCATGGGATGGCTGTTGGCCAGCCCGCGCACACCGTCGGTTCCGAAGAGTTTCTCAGCCATTCCTTCCGTTCCTCTCTTCCATCGCGGCCCAGAGCCTGAGCGCCTGCGTGGTCGCATGGGTGTCATGCACCCGAAGAATATGCATGCCCCGGGCAGCACCATAAAGCGCCACCGCGAGCGATCCGCCAAGTCGATCTTTCGCGTCGTCCGCTCCGCCGATGGTCCCGATGAAACGCTTGCGCGACACGCCAAGCAGAACCGGCAGGCCCAGGTCGTGAAAGACCGTGAGATGGCGCAGAAGCGTCATGTTGTGGTCGAGCGTCTTGCCAAAGCCGATGCCCGGATCGGTGATGATCCGCTCGCGTTTCACACCTTTGGACAGCGCGAAACCGATCCGCGCCTCCAGATGCCCCATGACCTCGCCCACCACGTCCTCGTAGGTGGGGTTGACCTGCATCGTGTCCGGCAATCCCTTGGCGTGCATGAGGCAAACCGGCACCTCACGCTCGGCGCACAGGTCGGCAAGCTCCGGGTCGAACTCGAAAGCTGACACGTCGTTCACGATGTCGGCCCCCGCGTTCAATGCCGCCTCGGCCACGCGGGCCTTGCGGGTGTCGATGCTGATCGGGGTGGTGATCCCGGCGGCACGGATCGCCTCGATCACCGGGGCGGTGCGCCGGATTTCCTCGGAGACGGGCACTTCTTCGGCACCCGGTCGCGTCGACTCGCCGCCGATGTCGATGATGTCGGCTTCGTCCGTCATCACCCGCGCCCGATCTACCGCCGCATCGAGCGCCGCATGATCGCCACCATCCGAAAAGCTGTCCGGCGTCACGTTGAGGATGCCCATGACCCGGGGCCGGTCGAGCGTCAGGCCGCAAAGATCGGGGCGCGGCGCTGACAGGCGCCGCGCGGCCGCGTCGTCCGCGTCCGGCTGGAACCAGACGTCGCGAAATCCGGCAAGGCTCAGGGCCCCGGCGGGGCGGGGCCCGGTGCGTGCGGTGGGTTCGGCAAAGGACATGGAGTCAGGGCGCCTCACCAATCGAGAGCACTCGGGCGGGAATGTCGGAGGCGGCCACATCGCCGCCAACGGACAGGATCTCCTCTGCCTGCATGAGGCGTGCGAACCATGCGGTCAAGGCGAGCGGATGGCGTGGGTCGGCCTCGGCCCCATCGACCGCGTCGAGCACGATCTTGGAGGGGGCCCAGACACAGATCTGACCATGTTTCATGGCCCACTCGAGTTCGGTCCTTGTGCCCACGACGACGCAGCGGCGGTCCCGCGCGGCCAGGATCCAGGCGTTCATCTCGAGCGACAGGAGGTCGATGCGCCGTTGCGGCATCTCCCGCGTGGCGCGCGGCATGGCGGCGTCGGGATGGCCCACGCACAGGATCGCCGGCGCGTTCCCCCGCTCCAGCGCATCGAGAAGTGCGATCAGTTCGGGCGCGGCTATGGCCGTGTTCGACAGATGCACGACGACTGGGTGCGGCATGTCTTCGTCCACGCCCTGCGCCGGGGCCTCCTGCCCGCGCGTGCGGGCGATCTCGACTCCCAAGGCGCCGGGGCCACGGTCGAGCTTTTCGATCCGCACGAAGACGCGCTCCGCCTGGGGCGACCAGAGAATCCGGTCGGCCACGCGCTCGGAGAGCGTTTCCAGAAGGTTCAGGCGTTCGGCGGCAAGCTCGTGCTCGATGGCCTCGGTGATCGTGTCGTAGGAGAGGATCTTGTCCACGTCGTCGTCAAGCGGCGCGGCAGGCGGCGTCACCTCGACCACCACATTGAACCGAAGCCGCTGGGTGGTGCCGCGTTCCTGCTGGAAGGCGCCGATTTCAGCGGTGGTGATGTGATCGCGCAGGGAAATCCGGTCGAGCGGCTGGGACGGCTGACCATCGGCGGCAGCGCGGGCCTCGGGGTGGTCGAAGGCGAGGCGAGTGTCAGAGGTCATGGGCTGTCCTTGCGGAGCGAACGGGGCGGGACTCACGGGCGCGGAGACTGCAACAGGCACCGGAGAATGGAAAGGCGAAACCGGGTTCAGCGGTAGAACTTGTGATCGCCGATCTGCGTGGTCTGGTCGAGCGTCAACGCCCAACGCGGGTTCACACCGGTCGTGTGGAAATAGGTCGCGCCACCGGTGAACATGCGCGGCGCACCGTCGATCATGGCGCGCGCGATCTTGCCCAGATGTTCATAGGTCCGCGTTTCCGACACATGCTCCGGCCGCCCGTCGCAGGCGAAAGAGAACTGGCAGGCATTCTGCTGACCGGTGCCCTGATTCACGACCGCGCAGACGGAATCCGGAAAACGCGGGCTTTCGACGCGGTTCAAGATCACCTCGGCCACACCGACCACGCCTTCGAAACCCTCGCCGCGCGCTTCGAAATAGAGCGCTTGGGTGAGACAGCGCCACTCGGCCCCGCCGGTCGCCGCCGGTTGCTTGGCAATCCAGACCTCGGTCGGCATCTCGGGTTCGGCAGGCGCGCGACGTGAAAAGAGCGACGTCCGGGGTGCGGGGCTCGAGAGCTCGGCCAGACGACCGGGGGCCATGGCACCAAATGCGGCCCGTTCCGTCGACGCGAGCGCCGCGAAGGCACTGGCGGCGTCCAGAACGGCCTCGGCCCGTGCGGGCACGACCGTGACGAGGGCCAGAAGGGCCGCGCATATCCCGTTCTTGATCAAGAGACCCCCAAAGGACGTTGCCGTTCAGCGCGGTCATAGGCCAGTTGAGGAGATCGGTAAAGCTTTAGTGATTACGCGAAGGTCCGTTGACAATATGCTGACTCGAAACGAAAAACCGCCCCAAGATATAGCTCATCGCGTGACCCTCGGACGGCCGTTCCCGCGCGACGCGATGGCCAGATGCGCAGCGGCGAGCCGTGCCACGGGCACCCGGAACGGCGAGCAGGAGACATAGTCAAATCCGGCGTCCCGGCAGAAGGCGATGCTTTCCGGGTTACCGCCATGCTCGCCGCAAATGCCCAGAACCACGTCCGGGTTCGCGCGCCGGCCCCGTTCGGCCCCGATGTCGAGCAACTCGCCCACCCCTTCCACGTCGAGCATGTGGAACGGGTCTTCGGCATAGACGCCCTGCTGCACGTAACGCCCCATGAACCGCCCCGCATCGTCGCGCGACAGTCCATAGGTCATCTGTGTGAGGTCGTTGGTCCCGAAAGACAGGAAGGCCGCGTGTTGCGCAATCTCGCCCGCCCGAAGCGCCGCGCGCGGGGTTTCGACCATGACGCCCAGCCGATAGTCAAACTCGCGTCCGCGCTCGGCCTTGACCGCCGCAGCCACGGCGTCGATCCGGGCCTTCACGATCTCGACCTCGCGCTTGGCGGAAACAAGGGGGATCATCACCTCTGGCACCACGGGTTTGCCGCCGGTCTCGGACGCGTCCAGCGTCGCTTCGAAAATGGCGCGGGCCTGCATGTCGTAAATCTCGGGCACCGTGATCCCAAGCCGAACGCCGCGCATCCCCAGCATCGGGTTGAACTCGGACAGCGCCTCCACCCGACGAGTCACGGCGGTGACGTTCAGGTCCAGCGCCTCGGCCAGCTCCGCCATGCCCTCGTGGCCCTGCGGCAGGAATTCATGAAGCGGCGGGTCGAAAAGCCGGATGGTCACCGGCTGGCCCTGCATGATGCGGAAGAGCTCGGCAAAGTCGGCCCGCTGCATGGGCAGGATCCGGTCGAGCGCCGCGCGGCGGTCTTCGGATTTGTCGGCAAAGATCATCTCGCGCATGGCCAGAAGCCGGTCGCGTTCGAAGAACATATGCTCGGTGCGGCACAGCCCGATCCCCTCGGCGGCGAACATGCGCGCCTTCTGGGCGTCGGCGGGCGTGTCGGCATTGGCCCGCACGCCGATGTCGCGGGCCCGGTCCGCCCAGGCGAGCAGCGCCTGGAACTCGTCTCCGAGATCAGGCTCCAGCATTGGCACCGCGCCAAAGAGCGCCTCGCCCTTGGCGCCGTCGATGGTGATGACATCGCCCTCACGCAAGATCCGTCCATCGCGCATGACGAGGGTCTTGGCTTTGCCGTCGAGCTTCATGTCGTTTGCACCAACCACGCAAGGCAGTCCGAGCCCGCGCGCGATCACGGCAGCATGGCTGGTGATCCCGCCGCGTTCGGTCAGCACGCCCTTGGCGGCATGCATGCCGCGAATGTCTTCCGGAGTGGTTTCACGACGCACAAGGATACAGGCCTCGTCCTTTGCCGCGAGCGCCTGCGCGGCGCGGGAGGAGAACACGATCTTGCCGGTGGCCCCGCCCGGTGAGGCCGCGATGCCTGACACCAGCACATCACGCGGCCCCTCGGGATCGACCTGGCTGTGCAGCATTTCCGTCAGCGACCGGGGCGGCACACGCACGACAGCCTCTTCCTCGGAAATGATGGCGTCGCGGGCCAGTGCCACCGCGATGATCAGGTTGGCACGCGGACTGCGCGGCACGCGCACGGCATCGAGGATATGAAGACGCGAGTTCTCGATGGTGAATTCGATCTGCATTTCCTCGCGCAGGCGGTTGCGCGTCAGGTCGCCGTAGCGAATGAGATCGGCATAACAGTCGGGCAGCACCTCTTCGATGGACCGGCCCCGGTCGTCGCGCGAGAGATACATGACGTTGTCGTCGACATTGGCGCCAAGCGCATCGCGCCCCTGCGACT harbors:
- the glmM gene encoding phosphoglucosamine mutase, which translates into the protein MAEKLFGTDGVRGLANSHPMTAEMALRLGAAAGRYFRSDGANHHRVVIGKDTRLSGYMLENALTAGLTSTGMNVLLLGPVPTPAVGHLTHSMRADLGIMISASHNPFHDNGIKFFGPDGFKLSDAAEAEIETLVADGVEPVQPENIGRAKRVDEGRHRYVEFIKTTVQDVRLGGLKVVIDCANGAAHRTAPEALWELGAEVIPVGVAPNGKNINLECGSTDTRLAAEMVVAHGADVGICLDGDADRVMIIDEKGRVADGDQLMALMAGQWADAGSLKGGALVATVMSNLGLERYLDGRGLRLERTKVGDRYVVERMRQGGFNLGGEQSGHIVMTDYATTGDGLLAGIHFLAAMVRSGKPASALTQVFPTVPQLLKNVRFSAGQTPLEADSVVKVIAGAEAELNGKGRLLIRKSGTEPLIRVMAECEDEVLLSDVIDRIVAEVERATA
- a CDS encoding dihydroneopterin aldolase, with product MTSDTRLAFDHPEARAAADGQPSQPLDRISLRDHITTAEIGAFQQERGTTQRLRFNVVVEVTPPAAPLDDDVDKILSYDTITEAIEHELAAERLNLLETLSERVADRILWSPQAERVFVRIEKLDRGPGALGVEIARTRGQEAPAQGVDEDMPHPVVVHLSNTAIAAPELIALLDALERGNAPAILCVGHPDAAMPRATREMPQRRIDLLSLEMNAWILAARDRRCVVVGTRTELEWAMKHGQICVWAPSKIVLDAVDGAEADPRHPLALTAWFARLMQAEEILSVGGDVAASDIPARVLSIGEAP
- a CDS encoding efflux RND transporter permease subunit: MFLTRISVSQPVFATMVMIAIMVVGVFSYSRLPVEQFPDVDFPVVAVVTSYPGATPEAVESDIIEPIEDNLSTLAGIDNITSTALTGSSLVLVQFDLEVESAAAVQDVRDRVSQVAPLLPDNANDPQILRFDPGELPIMSIGISSESLDEGALTQITEDVISKRIANLRGVGRASVVGGVPRQVQIEIDPDRQTALNVGIAEVAGAVAQENQDVPAGAVTGAGTSQSVQVEGRIETVRAFEDIIVARRAGQPIRLGDVATVSTGLAERESLAMLDGQVALAIDVVKTQGANTVDVAERVAEEVAKIQEDPEFSDIQVSILRDNSKPVVESFHSVQSMILEGGILATVIVFLFLNSWRSTVITGLTLPISIIGTMTAIYALGFTLNMMTLMALSLAVGILIDDAIVVRENIMRHLHMGKSHKQAALDGTNEIGLAVLATTLSIVSVFLPVAFMDGIIGRFFLQFGITVAVAVVISLFVSFTLDPMMSSVWYDPAADSSRKRGLLGRIVGKFDQFFEWIGVQYAKLLRKALKFRKTTLMAALGAFVGAFALFPMIGAEFVPPSDTGEVQVDLKAPVGTSLDRTAEKIAQVDALLRAEFPEIESTYATVNSGTTSGDNNATIIAVLVPSDERTRTPQELTSPMRQVLTAIPGAEFSVGASGGMGPVAPPIEIKIFGPDLRVLERLAHELSAEMQEIEGLVDVRTTLDDPQPTLGIEVDRDAAFDLGVSLSQVGDTLSSMLEGQTVSEWTSPRGESLDVVVRLPEWARQDPSYLGALPIAQSGAMGSQDLIRLDQVATITQSEGPGEINREDRERSVRVTANLESGVRPGDVGAAVQAAAADLDYPLGYSQGTGGEVEDMQDLMLAAGAALALAVIFIYLVLASQFGSFMQPFAIMSSLPLALIGVLGGLLVFDSTLNVMSIIGFIMLMGLVTKNAILLVDNANQHMRDDGLNLYDALVNAGRTRFRPIVMTTLAMIFGMLPLALNIHGGTGQNASMAHAVIGGLISSSLLTLVVVPVILTYTEGFGRFVSRFTPKAPDDMHHEGAPAE
- the folP gene encoding dihydropteroate synthase, with product MSFAEPTARTGPRPAGALSLAGFRDVWFQPDADDAAARRLSAPRPDLCGLTLDRPRVMGILNVTPDSFSDGGDHAALDAAVDRARVMTDEADIIDIGGESTRPGAEEVPVSEEIRRTAPVIEAIRAAGITTPISIDTRKARVAEAALNAGADIVNDVSAFEFDPELADLCAEREVPVCLMHAKGLPDTMQVNPTYEDVVGEVMGHLEARIGFALSKGVKRERIITDPGIGFGKTLDHNMTLLRHLTVFHDLGLPVLLGVSRKRFIGTIGGADDAKDRLGGSLAVALYGAARGMHILRVHDTHATTQALRLWAAMEERNGRNG
- a CDS encoding putative PEP-binding protein, with translation MVTPAGFTEITPTSAIDVDRHGGRAKCLQRLIRLEMPVPRTVALDFNTVHDISLGQLPDIERMLSVFGPDPLLSVRPSSLDPDWGGPSAILNIGMNDAARDRLTESHGEDAANALYLRFIRAYGVHVSRLDPDEFDLTATPDAEAVNAALAHFHEETDEPFPQDIATQLSEVLRAMARAWEGTTARLLREARGAPTDAGLGLVVQEMALGVGKGLSGSGVIQFVSGATGEREIRGRYLCKSQGRDALGANVDDNVMYLSRDDRGRSIEEVLPDCYADLIRYGDLTRNRLREEMQIEFTIENSRLHILDAVRVPRSPRANLIIAVALARDAIISEEEAVVRVPPRSLTEMLHSQVDPEGPRDVLVSGIAASPGGATGKIVFSSRAAQALAAKDEACILVRRETTPEDIRGMHAAKGVLTERGGITSHAAVIARGLGLPCVVGANDMKLDGKAKTLVMRDGRILREGDVITIDGAKGEALFGAVPMLEPDLGDEFQALLAWADRARDIGVRANADTPADAQKARMFAAEGIGLCRTEHMFFERDRLLAMREMIFADKSEDRRAALDRILPMQRADFAELFRIMQGQPVTIRLFDPPLHEFLPQGHEGMAELAEALDLNVTAVTRRVEALSEFNPMLGMRGVRLGITVPEIYDMQARAIFEATLDASETGGKPVVPEVMIPLVSAKREVEIVKARIDAVAAAVKAERGREFDYRLGVMVETPRAALRAGEIAQHAAFLSFGTNDLTQMTYGLSRDDAGRFMGRYVQQGVYAEDPFHMLDVEGVGELLDIGAERGRRANPDVVLGICGEHGGNPESIAFCRDAGFDYVSCSPFRVPVARLAAAHLAIASRGNGRPRVTR
- a CDS encoding cell wall hydrolase produces the protein MIKNGICAALLALVTVVPARAEAVLDAASAFAALASTERAAFGAMAPGRLAELSSPAPRTSLFSRRAPAEPEMPTEVWIAKQPAATGGAEWRCLTQALYFEARGEGFEGVVGVAEVILNRVESPRFPDSVCAVVNQGTGQQNACQFSFACDGRPEHVSETRTYEHLGKIARAMIDGAPRMFTGGATYFHTTGVNPRWALTLDQTTQIGDHKFYR
- a CDS encoding efflux RND transporter periplasmic adaptor subunit — protein: MENPKPDWAMNKREKARAEMIARGETPKKRRWPWIVLAVLIVGGVGGGIYARQAGLLPEPPAEPVVAEPAREALTQLAPYEITTIAPTTLTETLRVTGSLAPTRDVHLSAEVSARLTDVSVRAGDAVEEGQLLASFDVDSLQNQLDQARSTADATRVQVAQAQTDFNRTQTLVERQLAAPTALEQAQSGLEQLQATLAAQETAVANAQTALDRAQVTAPFAGVVSERSVSTGEFVAAGSPLFTVVDLTSLEVEATAPVSLSPKIAAGQPVELTVEGFGDRVFEGRVDRINPVAIEGSRALPVYVSLDNAEGDLRGGMFASGRILLERKDDVLSVPASALREDAEGAFVLVIEDNVLTRRDVETAREWEGGAAFEVTAGLEPGDVVLSEALPELRAGTKITLVEN